One region of Syntrophobacter fumaroxidans MPOB genomic DNA includes:
- a CDS encoding ABC transporter substrate-binding protein has product MNRTMSLIGKSLAVLLIGLLVVPAAAWCKEPYKIGGLFSVTGPSSFLGDPEKKSLELAIDEINARGGIDGHLLEAVIYDTEGDPGKTNLNASKLMTKDNVIAIIGPSLTPTTLAIVPLAEKQPVPLISCAAGILITEPVKPWVFKTAQSDVLAVAAIYGHMQKKNIKKVGIITVESAYGESGRDQLTAQAPKFGIQVVQAETFGAKDTDMTAQLTKVRSAQPEAVICWGTNPGPAVIARNFQQMGFKIPLYQSHGVASPKFVELAGEAAENIVLPAGKILVTDQLPDSDPQKAVLKRYVEQFTGRFKQPVSPFGGYAYDAMMILAKALEGTEGKKDAVRKRIEEVRGLVGVTGTFNFSPQDHNGLGPDAFVMVQIQNGKFKVIDQ; this is encoded by the coding sequence ATGAATCGCACGATGTCATTGATCGGGAAATCGTTGGCGGTATTGCTGATCGGTCTGCTCGTCGTTCCGGCCGCAGCCTGGTGCAAGGAGCCGTACAAGATCGGCGGGCTTTTTTCCGTAACCGGTCCAAGCTCATTCCTGGGAGACCCCGAGAAGAAAAGCCTGGAACTGGCGATTGACGAGATCAACGCCCGGGGCGGAATCGACGGGCACCTTCTGGAGGCGGTCATTTACGACACCGAGGGCGATCCCGGCAAGACGAACCTCAACGCGAGCAAGCTGATGACCAAGGATAACGTCATCGCGATCATCGGTCCAAGCCTCACGCCCACCACTCTCGCCATCGTGCCCCTGGCCGAGAAACAGCCTGTCCCCCTGATCAGCTGCGCGGCCGGTATCCTGATCACGGAGCCGGTGAAGCCCTGGGTCTTCAAGACGGCTCAGAGCGATGTCCTGGCGGTGGCGGCGATTTATGGGCACATGCAGAAGAAGAATATAAAGAAAGTGGGGATCATCACGGTGGAGAGCGCCTACGGCGAAAGCGGGCGCGACCAGTTGACGGCGCAGGCCCCGAAATTCGGCATACAGGTGGTGCAGGCTGAAACCTTCGGCGCCAAGGATACCGATATGACCGCGCAGCTGACGAAAGTCCGCAGTGCCCAGCCCGAGGCCGTGATCTGCTGGGGCACCAACCCCGGTCCGGCGGTCATCGCCAGAAACTTTCAGCAGATGGGATTCAAGATCCCGCTCTACCAGAGCCACGGGGTGGCTTCTCCCAAGTTTGTCGAGCTTGCGGGGGAGGCGGCGGAAAACATTGTTCTGCCGGCCGGCAAGATACTGGTGACGGACCAGCTTCCCGACTCCGATCCGCAGAAGGCCGTGCTCAAACGCTATGTGGAACAGTTCACCGGTCGTTTCAAACAGCCCGTGTCGCCGTTCGGCGGGTATGCCTACGATGCCATGATGATTCTGGCCAAGGCGCTGGAAGGCACGGAGGGAAAGAAGGACGCCGTGCGCAAGAGAATCGAGGAAGTCAGGGGACTCGTCGGAGTGACCGGTACATTCAATTTCTCCCCTCAGGATCATAACGGCCTTGGTCCGGACGCCTTCGTCATGGTGCAGATTCAGAACGGGAAGTTCAAGGTGATCGATCAATAG